From Etheostoma cragini isolate CJK2018 chromosome 14, CSU_Ecrag_1.0, whole genome shotgun sequence, the proteins below share one genomic window:
- the c14h6orf47 gene encoding uncharacterized protein C6orf47 homolog has protein sequence MTAVVGKAWGWLRSWGGTNVSENTTMVSAKGQIHDFSKQGLGGWTSWIWGGLRQSDQSSPGEEYWEAQEKLQPMEVNVQETGANSRWWNKYLHTSYLPWPRKAEASGLRRRNRDGRSVDPWNCDVDGDFSDYGTPPPSPTPPSFQLTSPFRLFAQSLKVEIVPEHYEISFNFLRHLFDLFVVGFLWTVSPPAKLILEVLGVQGALRLWLHGMAMFFVSTVGMAGLLWLIQEYLPQFALIYGIIQALVISVSVRQSVMLDVEVEKEEKDDEGMETEEPKEKLVSVKDKVKTS, from the coding sequence ATGACAGCTGTGGTAGGCAAAGCATGGGGGTGGCTGCGCTCATGGGGCGGCACTAACGTGTCAGAGAATACCACCATGGTGTCAGCCAAGGGCCAGATACATGACTTCAGTAAGCAGGGCCTCGGAGGGTGGACCTCTTGGATCTGGGGAGGGTTGAGACAAAGTGACCAAAGTAGTCCAGGGGAGGAGTACTGGGAGGCGCAGGAGAAGCTTCAGCCCATGGAAGTGAATGTCCAGGAGACAGGGGCAAATTCTAGGTGGTGGAACAAATATCTCCACACTTCCTACCTTCCGTGGCCAAGGAAAGCAGAAGCAAGCGGACTGAGACGCAGGAATCGTGATGGCCGTAGTGTAGATCCTTGGAACTGTGATGTTGATGGGGATTTTTCTGACTACGGGACACCTCCTCCGTCTCCTACACCTCCTTCCTTTCAGCTGACATCTCCTTTTCGACTTTTTGCGCAAAGTTTGAAGGTGGAAATCGTGCCGGAGCACTACGAGATCTCTTTCAACTTCCTCCGCCACTTGTTTGATCTGTTTGTTGTGGGCTTCCTTTGGACTGTGTCCCCCCCTGCCAAGCTGATCCTGGAGGTGTTGGGGGTCCAAGGAGCGCTGAGGCTGTGGCTCCATGGTATGGCCATGTTCTTTGTCTCCACAGTTGGGATGGCAGGATTACTGTGGCTGATCCAGGAGTATCTCCCTCAGTTTGCGTTGATCTATGGCATCATCCAGGCACTGGTGATCTCGGTCAGCGTTCGCCAGAGTGTGATGCTTGACGTAGAggtagaaaaagaagagaaggatgaCGAGGGCATGGAGACTGAAGAACCCAAAGAAAAGCTTGTGTCTGTTAAGGACAAGGTGAAGACAAGTTAA